A segment of the Lolium perenne isolate Kyuss_39 chromosome 3, Kyuss_2.0, whole genome shotgun sequence genome:
AGCTACCTAAGAGAGGGCCATCATATAAGAATATTCATCTGAAAGTATGGCTTTGACATATAATGAAACATTTGGAACTTTAATTAATAAAGGACACTTGCCTCTGTGTTCTTGCAGATAAGGATGTTTCCTGGGTGTGGGTCTGCATGGAAAAAGCCATCCTTCAAGATCATTTGGCCATAAGCAAGTGTAAGATCTGTTAGAATCTTCCTGCATTAAAGGATGATTTAACTTTTTAGATAGCCTTAGCACCAAATTAAATTGAAGAAAGGACATGCTTGACATCAAATTAAATTTAAAATGAAAAAACAGAATGATATGAAATTTTTGTATGTGCATTCTAGTAGTACTGACGCATcttcgggagagaaagagagagagtttCATAAACCAAACAAATGAGAACCATACTCTTTTGAGATGAAGGGGCTTACTGCTTTGCCATTGCTGCAAGCTTACCACCAGGATCAATGCCTCTTTTAGACATTTCATTGCCAAGATTCATTATTGGGGTCCCTTCTATGAATTCCATGACCAAGACCTCCCTATCAAGGAAAAATAATTTCTCGCTTAATCCTTAAGCAAGACAAATTAATCACGTATACTTATTCTTCAAAGAAACATAAGAGGCAGTGGTGGCTCAGTGAAATGAAGTAACTAACTCTTGTTGTTACATTTCAGGTAAGTGTTTTTCATATCATCTAACAGGGGATAAGTCCATACCAAATTGCAGCATTCCCTACATTTGCAGTACAAAAAGAATGACAAGACATGGTACAAAATCAGCCACAAACTTTTGGTGTGATGAAAAATTATATTCATGATTGAAGCATTCCCTACATTTGCAGTACAACAAGTATGACAAAACATGGTAGGCAATCAGTAACAGACTTTCGATGTGACGAAAAAATATATTCATGATGGATAGTCTCATAGTCAAAAGTTCATGAACTCTAAAAATCCTAATCAGCGAAGACATGAGAATTTCAGCCAGTGGAAAGCGGATACAGAGACTAGAGGCGAAGCTAGATCCATCAAAATGAGAGGTTAAACGTGCACACAAAAACAGTAAATCAATTACACACAACACATTTAATGCCTGTTGAACCGGAACAGACTAATGCAAGTATTCTTAATGTGTAAAGAAGCATCCCATGGGGTATAGTTTCGCTTATGGAACGTAAGCAAATCCCAATATCTACAACTTTCCTGCTATTACCAGATAACCCATAATAACTTCTCTAATGAATCATTCTGGGTGATGCCAAAAAATTATTTTTTACTTGTAGTTATGGTGTAGAAGTAGAATTCGGTAAAACCTGAAAAACAGTTCGGCTAATTGAGTAGATATGATACAGTACCTGCTGATCATTCCAGGAATCACACGAGGCACCATAACCGGAGGTTTCTTATTGGTGACGCGTAGGAATTCTCGTATTCTTTCCATTGCTCTCGCTTCTCGCACAAAATCAAACTCATAGCATATCTATGGAATCAGTGAAGCCGACAAGATCAATAATAAAAGAAGAACCCCATGAATTATTAGTTCTGATCTCACATAAGGTGCACATTCTTGTGAAATACAAGTTGTTCATTCTCATGTCTCTTGGCGCAGAAGAACAAAACTGGTATTCACATAACATAACCTCATACACATCATTCAACGTTATGCATAGCAATATATGGATATCTGGTCTGCTACACTCAAATACTAATTGGAAAAAAATATCAATAGATGGTTATCTTTTCTTGCTTCTAATGGCCCAAATGTGAATACTTAGATTTCATTTCTTTATTCTTCGAGTAAGTAAACAGCCTTAGTGGATCAGTTTAGTTATTATCCGTCGTTCTATAACAGAAACCTGCACTAAATTTAAATGGCATCCCCATTTTTATCACAGAGTGACAGAGTAAACAATTACGTTTGAACACAGAAGTAGTATGTCTTTGTTTACGTCAAGAGAGTAATAAAATCCACAAGAGGCCCAATATTCCTAGATGTTTAAGAACAGGTGTAGATAAGGGTACTAGGAGGGCAAACAACAATACTGTTGGAGTGAATAAAACCCTGCTTCTCTATCTCTTTCGTGGCAGAGAACATATCAAAGTTGACATTTCTATCGTTTTATAACAGAAATCTCTATGTAATTTAAATGGCATTCCATTTTATCACAGAGTAAACAATTATGTTTGAACAAAGAGGTCCGTCTGTCTTCGTTTACGTCAAGAGAGTAATAAAAATCGCAAGAGGCCCAGCATCCCTAGATGTTTAAGGACAGGTGTAGGGAAAGGTACTAGCAGGATAAGAAACAACAATACTGTTGGAGTGAATACAAACCTGCTTCTCCATCTCTTTGGTGGCAGAGAACATATCAAAGTTGATGTCATACTTCTGTAAGAACAAGGCAAATGCTTGCATGTTCCGGATATCAACCATCATCAACCTTTCAGCCCCTGGATGCTGAACCTGGACAGAACCAGATCCACTACACCACATCAGAGCATATCAGACAAGGAAACGGCAGTTTACGGAACACATCTATGCAGTCCTAAGCCGTACCTTGACAGCAACATCCGTCTTGGATGATTTAAGCCTCGCTCGATGCACCTAACCAAATATGAAGCAACACCAATAAGTGAGAAGAGTGTCCTTTTCTAGCAAGGCATAATGGCACATAGGAGCAAATGGGGCCTAAGATTGAAGGGGATCATGCGGAGCATCGATATCACAGTTCACCGGATCTTACGGTCAGGCGAAGCACCTAAACACGAACCTGCGCAATGGAAGCAGACCCAACAGGCTCGACTTCAAAGTAATCGAAAATCTCGTCGAAGCTCTTGCAGAACTGCCTCTCCACGACCTCTCGGACAACTTCGATGGGCGTGGACGGCGCCTTGTCGCAGAGAGTAACGAGCCTTTTCACCCAGGCCATTGGCGCCAGATCGGGCTTGCCTAGAATTTGAGCCGCCTGCTCCACAAAACGTGAACGAGCGTGAGTAAGCTGGAGTGATGTGGCGTATGTGTGGAGCTTTGTAAATTCGTCGCGCCTTAGTCTATCTAACAGAAGTGAGCAAGCTGACCGATCCCACGCACCTTGAGGAAGAGGCCGCCGAGCTCGGAGCAGAGGGAGTACATCTTCTGTGCGCCGATCTCGTGCTGCCGCTCCCACATGGCCTCCCGCTCCTCCTCGTCCCTGATGAAGCCCGCCCGGAACTGACACACCTGGACCAACAACAGAGGAACCAACCGACCACCGTGAGCTCAGAGGCATATCACCGAACACCTGGCGCGCGCGCGCGCGGAGGCGTAGCCGGGCCGGTGGAACAGGGGAAGCAGCATACTACCTTGTAGCTGCCGTAGATGTCGACGGCGCGGACCCAGAACTGCGCGGATCGGCTCCACGGGCGGAAGCGGTCGGAGAGCCGGTCCCGCAGCTCCTGCACCTGCGCCACCGGCAGCGGCATTGTCGCGCGCGCGCGCGCTGTCGCCGGAGCGAGAGAGGGGATGGATGCCGGATAGATTCTCTCCTGCCCGAGTCGTGGCTCGTAGTGGCCGCGTGGGGCGGCGAAGCCAAGAGCTCCACCACCAGCCGGCCGAGAGCGTCCCAGCAATTGGGGAAACCGGTAAAGGCGGCCAGGTCTGTAGGCCACAAACAGGAACAAAAAACGTGGCCAGGTGGGGTGGAACGGACGGCTGTGATTGCGACCGAGTCTTGGCGGGGGGCGGTGGGTGGCCTCGCGCTCTCCGCCGCCCAGCTAGTcctccatggcggcggcggcggcccggcggctgtgtagcgcggcggcggcgcagccCCCGCGCCTGAAGAAGCTCGCGCTGAACGCGCCCAAATCCGTGAGTTGCTGCCGCCTTCCCCTTTCCTCCTCAGATCCCCTCCGCTTTAACTGAATCTTACTCCTCTTTACTCTCGGTTGGTGATAGCATTCCGTTTGGTATGGTCCAGTACTACTCTAGGCTCCTAATTTCAACTGAAATGTCAAGTTCATAGCAGCGCAGGAAGAATATAGGTCGATGTGATGGTAATGTGCGTGCGAGTAAGAGTCCTTTGTGGCCACTGAAATCGACGTGAAATCTTGCCGTGCGGTCCATTCCGAGCTCCCACACAGTAGTGGTGGGGTTGCGTCTGCGTCTTGCTCTGCCCTTTGTTGGTTATCCGATTTCTGACCAGTCGTATGCGTATCTATCTTATTTGTTAGTACTCAGTACCTGCTATCCTGAATTAAGGCATGGGTTCTTTCGTGTCTTCTCGTTGGTAACTGCTAGCACATAGTACGTACTATCTTGTTGCCCAGTTGCTTATGATCAATCGTTGCCAAAGCATTGTTTGATGTTGCTGTGTTCTATACTGTCTCAAACCTTACAATATGAGGCATCTGTCATAACTAAACAAAATCTCACATTGTGTGAATGCGATAACCATCAGTACATGATGTTTGTTGTATAAGTTACAAGGAAGTTATTTCTCACTAATCACATCTCGTAATGGTGAACTGAGTTATATTTCTGGTTGTTCTCAGGTGGAGGTTGAATTTGCAGATGGCAGCTCATTCCATCTGTCAGCTGAGTTTCTTAGAGTTTACAGCCCAGCAGCTGACAGCAAAATCAGATCAATAGCTGGTGAGAAGGTAACCTCCTACTGTATTTTTCTGTATTCCTTGTCACCATTTGAAGTGGGAAAACCATAGGTACTATCGCAAGTTTAGGGATACACTACTTGCTAACCTGGAATGTTGACCTGTCTACAAAAGCTTGAACAACACCCGTTTAGAACAAGAGCATATTTTGTTACTTGCTTCCTAAGTATTTTTACCCTTGAAATTATGCCAGGTTATATTTGGGCGGAGACATGTTGGAATAATGTCAGCTGAATCAGTAGGAAATTATGGAGTTCGGTGAGGGACATTTTGTTTTTACAATAAATTTCATGGCagatatatctatttcatgaaaataATATACCTTGTGCATAAAATAGTTAGTGGGGACATCTCTATCTCTTGAGAATAATGTATTTGTATTTATCTGCAAGCCTCATCTATAGCCAGCCTTTTGCACCACAGGATATTGTTTGATGATTTGCACAAGACTGGGATCTTCACTTGGGACTACTTGCACCATCTGGGTTCTAATAAATTCAGTTTGTCACGAAATTATATCAAAACTTTGAGGAAACACGGTCTTAGTCGGGATCCTGGGAAAAGAAAATGATGGAATCAAAGTAGATACAAGGGAACTTAAAAAGGCTTTGCCTACTATTTCTTGGAACTCACAAGAACTGCTGCCTTGATGGGGATGGATGGAGCTTCTACATGTGAACTCAGAATCTCCTAAACCACATAGCTTACCATGTAATGATAGGAACTGTTCTTACAATAGCAGGTGTGAGAAACGGTACAATTATCTTACATTTAGTTTATCAATATTTTCTGAAATGGATTGTATGTATTTCTTGAGTTGTGCCAAGAGAAGTTTTTTCCTTTTCCACTATGAATTGTCCAACACCAAGTATTTTTATGTACCCTCCATGCTTGATATCTGAAGTGCTAGAATGGGTGAATAAGAGAAGAGGAGAGCCTCTGCATGTACCTCTCCTTATATTGGGTAACATTTGTGTCCAAATAATATAACAAGTCAACACATTAGAGTTTATTTTGATCTACTAACTTTAGCACTGTCACTTTTGGTACTTTCATCTTACAGCCCCTAGCGCAGATAAATTTTATTCGCTCTTATTAGAGAAATGAGCTCCGACTTCGCTCAAGTAGACATTACAAATTGTGTACGACAAACAAACTGGAAACAAGATTTTCTAACAGTGAGAGATAAAAATAAGTAGGCGGTAGTGGTGGAGCTTCAACATGATTCAGGATGGGCCATTACTTGCAGGGGACAAAAATTATTGGCTAATGAACATATATTTAAACTATTTGGTGTATATTAACGAACATTGGACAGGCATGGCATGGTTTTGCTTCAGATAGCACCGCCTCTGGTTGGCGGTGGTAAAAAATAACCTTCGAGTTCAACAAAGCTGTAGCTAACATAGTGACCACAGATCATTCCATATGAATCGAAATTCCATACATCATGTGGATGTGTGGGACGAAATAACCTCATGGGGCGTTATTGGAGAAGTCCTGCAAGCCTCCACCAGACCACCAACACTCACTCCCCTCAGGGCAAGGTGACATCGCATTGTTTAACTCGTCCCATCTAGAGAAACTGATAAACTACCTCAGGTAGCCTGAAACTGGAGAGCACATTGGGTGATTTAGTCTAACTGATTGGTGCAGATCATGGTTACGTTGGACCAAATGGTGATGGATCGTGTACACGAACTAAAAAATGTTCACATGAATGGACTTGGTTTACTCCAGTATCCCACCTCTAAATCTAAAACATACAAAATTCAAATGCAtccgacttgctcaaatgaaagctCCGCTGATCAGGCCTGAAAACAAGGGCAGGCTATATAAACTGGAGGGTGGAGTCCTGGACTGCTATTCAAGTATTCATGACCTGAGCATGAGACTCATTTGCTTATCACACCCCGAATCATGCAGATTTGACTCATTTGGACTATCACACCCCCAGCTCATGCAGATTTATACTTGATAGATCATCCATAAATGCCAAAAAAAAACTGCATTCGTCATGCCATCTTCGTGGTGCAGTCGCTGGAGTACCTAGATTGTTTACGTGCCGCGCCAAGCTGAAGTGATCCCTAGTGCTAACTTCCTGGAGGCTGGACACGGTGGCACCTGCTGACCTGCGTAGTAGACGCAAACTTGCAATTGCAATGACCGGGAGACGTTTTGTATTGCAAATTTGAATCACTGCCACATCGCCGACGTCCCGCGCGGCCACCTGCCAAAGCGCGGTTGCCCTATGTGGCACTTGCCACGGCAGGGACGGTCCCGACGACGGCCGACGATTCACCCTCAGCCCTGGAACGGCACGGACAGAAGTGCCATGTGTCGGAAACATTCATCTTCCAACCTGTCATCACTCAAGACGGAAACATCCATGCATCTCACAACTCGTCATCACTAGAACGTACGTGCATGAAATTTACTCTCTTAGAGAATAACTCTGATTTCACACAATGCACTATAAATTAGAAAAACTAATTTTCTCATAGCAAGAGATCAACTTTTTTGCAAATACGATATTTACGTTCTCTTAGAACAAGGTTCATGTCCCCAATCTTACTCACAACTCACAAGGGCATTAACAATTACAAGTTTGGACTGTAAGAAAAACGATTCCCTAGTAGCAAGAAATCAACTACAGCGAGCACAaattcgagaaatcttgagcaagAAAATTTTGATTaactacttagggcatctccaacggagcGACGCGATCATTTGCGTCCGCGGAGACCGAAAATGCGTCCGGGCCTTGCTCCGCggtgacgcaaacctggcgcaaacctggcccaaatatgcgccaggtttgcgtcaccACGGACGCTCCGCGGTCGCGCCGAGTATCCGACGAAACTTACCCGCGTGTTAGTGGCAGGGTGGTCGATAACATTCCCGCGAGAAAAATCAAAGTAGACTGGCGCCAGCAGTctagaagcgatggacgtcctcgccgccgtagccaccaccatggattccgagggaaccctcgcacccgccgccgctCCAGACTCCCCCATAGCCACGACCATAGCTCCAATGGAGGCCGCAGCTCCGGCAGAAGCAAAGCGTGCCACCACCGGTGGGCGGGACGCTAAGCCGAATGCGGCAAAGAAGGTGTTGTCCAAGGAGGAGAAAGGCGTCGAGGCCGTGAAACGTCGCAGCCGGCGCAGAAACCAGAAGGAGAGGAATGCAGCGGTCGCCGCCCTGGAGGCCACCCAGCAGGTGTGGCAAATGCAGCTGAAAGCCTACGCCACGCAAGTAGGCCTCCATCCGAGCATAGCGGAGGCCTACATGCTCGTCAAGCGATAGGGGATAGCCGGCGTTGCTCCCCCGGCCTcgtcggtgagctcggtaagttcccagctgcgtcCTGAAACGCCCGCTCCCTTGCAGGTCCACGCggtgtcgcggt
Coding sequences within it:
- the LOC127344981 gene encoding uncharacterized protein isoform X2, whose translation is MPLPVAQVQELRDRLSDRFRPWSRSAQFWVRAVDIYGSYKVCQFRAGFIRDEEEREAMWERQHEIGAQKMYSLCSELGGLFLKAAQILGKPDLAPMAWVKRLVTLCDKAPSTPIEVVREVVERQFCKSFDEIFDYFEVEPVGSASIAQVHRARLKSSKTDVAVKVQHPGAERLMMVDIRNMQAFALFLQKYDINFDMFSATKEMEKQICYEFDFVREARAMERIREFLRVTNKKPPVMVPRVIPGMISREVLVMEFIEGTPIMNLGNEMSKRGIDPGGKLAAMAKQKILTDLTLAYGQMILKDGFFHADPHPGNILICKNTEATLLDYGQVKEMPEDLRLAYANLVIAMADGDLSRNKEGLRELGLETSSIVDNELEELFELSLRMFDTRLPPGVTVLSPFAEDSSLTKVGVENFPEELFSVLRTIQLLRGLTVGMGLRFSCAQQWKPIAQEALLKAGRVQDVKSKRPRRNFLRRLF
- the LOC127344981 gene encoding uncharacterized protein isoform X1, with translation MPLPVAQVQELRDRLSDRFRPWSRSAQFWVRAVDIYGSYKVCQFRAGFIRDEEEREAMWERQHEIGAQKMYSLCSELGGLFLKAAQILGKPDLAPMAWVKRLVTLCDKAPSTPIEVVREVVERQFCKSFDEIFDYFEVEPVGSASIAQVHRARLKSSKTDVAVKVQHPGAERLMMVDIRNMQAFALFLQKYDINFDMFSATKEMEKQICYEFDFVREARAMERIREFLRVTNKKPPVMVPRVIPGMISREVLVMEFIEGTPIMNLGNEMSKRGIDPGGKLAAMAKQKILTDLTLAYGQMILKDGFFHADPHPGNILICKNTEVALLDYGQVKEMPEDLRLAYANLVIAMADGDLSRNKEGLRELGLETSSIVDNELEELFELSLRMFDTRLPPGVTVLSPFAEDSSLTKVGVENFPEELFSVLRTIQLLRGLTVGMGLRFSCAQQWKPIAQEALLKAGRVQDVKSKRPRRNFLRRLF
- the LOC127344982 gene encoding uncharacterized protein → MAAAAARRLCSAAAAQPPRLKKLALNAPKSVEVEFADGSSFHLSAEFLRVYSPAADSKIRSIAGEKVIFGRRHVGIMSAESVGNYGVRILFDDLHKTGIFTWDYLHHLGSNKFSLSRNYIKTLRKHGLSRDPGKRK